The following coding sequences are from one Gossypium hirsutum isolate 1008001.06 chromosome A12, Gossypium_hirsutum_v2.1, whole genome shotgun sequence window:
- the LOC107928699 gene encoding cysteine-rich receptor-like protein kinase 3 isoform X1 encodes MNQLVFFFFFFLFGKLCLCDPRATEAALICTNTTASITARKSFVANFLAVLDSFTPLIVRQRYAVVVKGSGDTRVYGFGECMKDLEQGDCNICFAQCKAQIMRCLPFQIGTRGGRLFYDGCYLRYDDYNFFDESLSETDRTVCATKDVGLSNETGFRANVMQLVRNLTVEAPKNDGFFVGSMGKGNNVSVYGLAQCWELVNASACEDCLVNAVSRISSCLPKEEGRVLNAGCYLRYSTNKFYYNSTAPPVGGNRGRRKLAIILATTFSTMALALIFATAIFFVNKKLVKKRQESKQLGALSPLLNKSKLNLSYESLEKATNYFSDTNKLGQGGSGSVYKGTLPNGKVVAIKRLFFNTRQWVDQFFNEVNLTSGINHKNLVKLLGCSITGPESLLVYEFVSNQSLHDYLFVRKDVEPLRWEERYKIVLGTAAGLAYLHEESKLRIIHRDIKPSNILLDEDLTPKIADFGLVRLFPEDKTHISTAIAGTLGYMAPEYAVRGMLTQKADVYSFGVLVIEITCGKRNKCFSPDMVCILHMVWNQYEADKLREVVDPVIEHNFREKACRLLQIGLLCVQASTELRPSMSTIVQMLTDDTCEIPCPTQPPFLSPSSSGVSLNITTSTSNYQTESYIQSSAHSTMQSRMGPRWTAFIENVSDKFHEDGIDTLG; translated from the exons ATGAATCAgcttgttttcttcttcttcttctttttgtttggAAAACTTTGTCTCTGTGATCCAAGAGCTACCGAGGCTGCTTTGATATGCACCAACACAACCGCTTCAATAACGGCGCGCAAATCCTTCGTGGCGAACTTCTTGGCGGTGCTGGACAGCTTTACGCCGCTCATCGTGCGCCAGAGGTACGCCGTCGTTGTCAAAGGAAGCGGTGACACCAGAGTGTACGGCTTTGGCGAGTGCATGAAAGACCTTGAGCAAGGAGACTGTAACATCTGCTTTGCTCAGTGCAAAGCGCAGATCATGAGATGTCTCCCCTTTCAGATAGGCACGCGTGGAGGCAGGCTTTTCTACGATGGTTGTTATTTAAGGTACGATGATTATAACTTCTTTGACGAAAGTTTGAGTGAAACAGACCGAACTGTTTGTGCTACAAAGGATGTTGGCTTGAGTAACGAGACAGGTTTTAGAGCAAATGTAATGCAGTTGGTAAGAAACTTGACCGTGGAAGCTCCAAAGAATGATGGATTCTTCGTAGGGTCTATGGGTAAAGGGAATAATGTGTCGGTTTATGGATTGGCTCAGTGCTGGGAATTGGTGAATGCGAGTGCTTGTGAAGATTGCTTGGTCAATGCAGTTTCTAGGATTAGTTCATGTCTTCCCAAGGAAGAAGGGAGGGTGCTGAATGCTGGTTGCTACTTGAGGTACTCAACCAATAAGTTTTATTACAATTCAACTGCTCCACCAGTTGGTGGGAATCGAG GAAGAAGAAAATTAGCTATTATCCTGGCAACGACATTCTCCACTATGGCTCTAGCACTGATCTTTGCAACAGCGAttttctttgtgaataagaagcTTGTGAAGAAAAGACAAG AGAGTAAGCAACTAGGAGCATTATCACCCCTCCTGAACAAGTCCAAGTTGAATCTCTCATACGAATCTCTGGAAAAGGCTACGAATTACTTTAGCGACACCAACAAGCTGGGACAAGGAGGATCTGGTTCCGTTTATAAA GGAACTTTACCCAATGGGAAGGTTGTTGCAATAAAGAGACTCTTCTTTAATACAAGGCAATGGGTGGACCAATTCTTCAATGAAGTCAATTTAACCAGTGGCATTAATCACAAAAATCTCGTAAAGCTATTGGGATGCAGCATTACAGGCCCGGAAAGTCTTCTTGTTTACGAATTTGTGTCAAACCAGAGCCTCCATGATTATCTCTTCG TTAGAAAAGATGTTGAGCCACTAAGATGGGAGGAGCGATACAAGATCGTATTGGGTACCGCTGCGGGCTTGGCCTATCTGCACGAGGAATCCAAGTTGAGGATCATACATAGAGACATAAAACCCAGCAATATTTTACTTGATGAAGACCTGACCCCGAAAATTGCTGATTTCGGCCTTGTTAGACTATTTCCGGAAGACAAGACTCACATCAGCACCGCCATCGCTGGCACTTT AGGTTACATGGCTCCAGAATACGCTGTTCGTGGCATGTTGACTCAAAAGGCTGATGTTTATAGTTTCGGTGTTCTCGTTATTGAAATTACTTGCGGGAAGAGGAACAAGTGCTTTTCTCCGGATATGGTCTGCATCCTACACATG GTATGGAATCAATATGAAGCAGATAAGCTTAGGGAAGTTGTTGATCCAGTTATAGAGCATAATTTTCGAGAAAAGGCGTGTAGATTGCTTCAAATTGGCCTACTCTGTGTACAAGCCTCAACAGAATTGCGACCATCAATGTCAACAATTGTGCAAATGCTTACTGATGATACTTGCGAAATTCCTTGTCCGACGCAGCCTCCTTTCTTGAGTCCTAGTAGCTCGGGGGTTAGCCTAAACATTACGACTTCTACTAGTAATTATCAGACCGAATCTTACATCCAGTCTTCGGCGCATAGCACAATGCAAAGTAGGATG
- the LOC107928699 gene encoding cysteine-rich receptor-like protein kinase 3 isoform X2 → MNQLVFFFFFFLFGKLCLCDPRATEAALICTNTTASITARKSFVANFLAVLDSFTPLIVRQRYAVVVKGSGDTRVYGFGECMKDLEQGDCNICFAQCKAQIMRCLPFQIGTRGGRLFYDGCYLRYDDYNFFDESLSETDRTVCATKDVGLSNETGFRANVMQLVRNLTVEAPKNDGFFVGSMGKGNNVSVYGLAQCWELVNASACEDCLVNAVSRISSCLPKEEGRVLNAGCYLRYSTNKFYYNSTAPPVGGNRGRRKLAIILATTFSTMALALIFATAIFFVNKKLVKKRQESKQLGALSPLLNKSKLNLSYESLEKATNYFSDTNKLGQGGSGSVYKGTLPNGKVVAIKRLFFNTRQWVDQFFNEVNLTSGINHKNLVKLLGCSITGPESLLVYEFVSNQSLHDYLFVRKDVEPLRWEERYKIVLGTAAGLAYLHEESKLRIIHRDIKPSNILLDEDLTPKIADFGLVRLFPEDKTHISTAIAGTLGYMAPEYAVRGMLTQKADVYSFGVLVIEITCGKRNKCFSPDMVCILHMIYIFELEGMESI, encoded by the exons ATGAATCAgcttgttttcttcttcttcttctttttgtttggAAAACTTTGTCTCTGTGATCCAAGAGCTACCGAGGCTGCTTTGATATGCACCAACACAACCGCTTCAATAACGGCGCGCAAATCCTTCGTGGCGAACTTCTTGGCGGTGCTGGACAGCTTTACGCCGCTCATCGTGCGCCAGAGGTACGCCGTCGTTGTCAAAGGAAGCGGTGACACCAGAGTGTACGGCTTTGGCGAGTGCATGAAAGACCTTGAGCAAGGAGACTGTAACATCTGCTTTGCTCAGTGCAAAGCGCAGATCATGAGATGTCTCCCCTTTCAGATAGGCACGCGTGGAGGCAGGCTTTTCTACGATGGTTGTTATTTAAGGTACGATGATTATAACTTCTTTGACGAAAGTTTGAGTGAAACAGACCGAACTGTTTGTGCTACAAAGGATGTTGGCTTGAGTAACGAGACAGGTTTTAGAGCAAATGTAATGCAGTTGGTAAGAAACTTGACCGTGGAAGCTCCAAAGAATGATGGATTCTTCGTAGGGTCTATGGGTAAAGGGAATAATGTGTCGGTTTATGGATTGGCTCAGTGCTGGGAATTGGTGAATGCGAGTGCTTGTGAAGATTGCTTGGTCAATGCAGTTTCTAGGATTAGTTCATGTCTTCCCAAGGAAGAAGGGAGGGTGCTGAATGCTGGTTGCTACTTGAGGTACTCAACCAATAAGTTTTATTACAATTCAACTGCTCCACCAGTTGGTGGGAATCGAG GAAGAAGAAAATTAGCTATTATCCTGGCAACGACATTCTCCACTATGGCTCTAGCACTGATCTTTGCAACAGCGAttttctttgtgaataagaagcTTGTGAAGAAAAGACAAG AGAGTAAGCAACTAGGAGCATTATCACCCCTCCTGAACAAGTCCAAGTTGAATCTCTCATACGAATCTCTGGAAAAGGCTACGAATTACTTTAGCGACACCAACAAGCTGGGACAAGGAGGATCTGGTTCCGTTTATAAA GGAACTTTACCCAATGGGAAGGTTGTTGCAATAAAGAGACTCTTCTTTAATACAAGGCAATGGGTGGACCAATTCTTCAATGAAGTCAATTTAACCAGTGGCATTAATCACAAAAATCTCGTAAAGCTATTGGGATGCAGCATTACAGGCCCGGAAAGTCTTCTTGTTTACGAATTTGTGTCAAACCAGAGCCTCCATGATTATCTCTTCG TTAGAAAAGATGTTGAGCCACTAAGATGGGAGGAGCGATACAAGATCGTATTGGGTACCGCTGCGGGCTTGGCCTATCTGCACGAGGAATCCAAGTTGAGGATCATACATAGAGACATAAAACCCAGCAATATTTTACTTGATGAAGACCTGACCCCGAAAATTGCTGATTTCGGCCTTGTTAGACTATTTCCGGAAGACAAGACTCACATCAGCACCGCCATCGCTGGCACTTT AGGTTACATGGCTCCAGAATACGCTGTTCGTGGCATGTTGACTCAAAAGGCTGATGTTTATAGTTTCGGTGTTCTCGTTATTGAAATTACTTGCGGGAAGAGGAACAAGTGCTTTTCTCCGGATATGGTCTGCATCCTACACATG atatatatatttgaattggaAGGTATGGAATCAATATGA
- the LOC107928699 gene encoding cysteine-rich receptor-like protein kinase 3 isoform X3 has protein sequence MNQLVFFFFFFLFGKLCLCDPRATEAALICTNTTASITARKSFVANFLAVLDSFTPLIVRQRYAVVVKGSGDTRVYGFGECMKDLEQGDCNICFAQCKAQIMRCLPFQIGTRGGRLFYDGCYLRYDDYNFFDESLSETDRTVCATKDVGLSNETGFRANVMQLVRNLTVEAPKNDGFFVGSMGKGNNVSVYGLAQCWELVNASACEDCLVNAVSRISSCLPKEEGRVLNAGCYLRYSTNKFYYNSTAPPVGGNRGRRKLAIILATTFSTMALALIFATAIFFVNKKLVKKRQESKQLGALSPLLNKSKLNLSYESLEKATNYFSDTNKLGQGGSGSVYKGTLPNGKVVAIKRLFFNTRQWVDQFFNEVNLTSGINHKNLVKLLGCSITGPESLLVYEFVSNQSLHDYLFVRKDVEPLRWEERYKIVLGTAAGLAYLHEESKLRIIHRDIKPSNILLDEDLTPKIADFGLVRLFPEDKTHISTAIAGTLGYMAPEYAVRGMLTQKADVYSFGVLVIEITCGKRNKCFSPDMVCILHMVWNQYEAD, from the exons ATGAATCAgcttgttttcttcttcttcttctttttgtttggAAAACTTTGTCTCTGTGATCCAAGAGCTACCGAGGCTGCTTTGATATGCACCAACACAACCGCTTCAATAACGGCGCGCAAATCCTTCGTGGCGAACTTCTTGGCGGTGCTGGACAGCTTTACGCCGCTCATCGTGCGCCAGAGGTACGCCGTCGTTGTCAAAGGAAGCGGTGACACCAGAGTGTACGGCTTTGGCGAGTGCATGAAAGACCTTGAGCAAGGAGACTGTAACATCTGCTTTGCTCAGTGCAAAGCGCAGATCATGAGATGTCTCCCCTTTCAGATAGGCACGCGTGGAGGCAGGCTTTTCTACGATGGTTGTTATTTAAGGTACGATGATTATAACTTCTTTGACGAAAGTTTGAGTGAAACAGACCGAACTGTTTGTGCTACAAAGGATGTTGGCTTGAGTAACGAGACAGGTTTTAGAGCAAATGTAATGCAGTTGGTAAGAAACTTGACCGTGGAAGCTCCAAAGAATGATGGATTCTTCGTAGGGTCTATGGGTAAAGGGAATAATGTGTCGGTTTATGGATTGGCTCAGTGCTGGGAATTGGTGAATGCGAGTGCTTGTGAAGATTGCTTGGTCAATGCAGTTTCTAGGATTAGTTCATGTCTTCCCAAGGAAGAAGGGAGGGTGCTGAATGCTGGTTGCTACTTGAGGTACTCAACCAATAAGTTTTATTACAATTCAACTGCTCCACCAGTTGGTGGGAATCGAG GAAGAAGAAAATTAGCTATTATCCTGGCAACGACATTCTCCACTATGGCTCTAGCACTGATCTTTGCAACAGCGAttttctttgtgaataagaagcTTGTGAAGAAAAGACAAG AGAGTAAGCAACTAGGAGCATTATCACCCCTCCTGAACAAGTCCAAGTTGAATCTCTCATACGAATCTCTGGAAAAGGCTACGAATTACTTTAGCGACACCAACAAGCTGGGACAAGGAGGATCTGGTTCCGTTTATAAA GGAACTTTACCCAATGGGAAGGTTGTTGCAATAAAGAGACTCTTCTTTAATACAAGGCAATGGGTGGACCAATTCTTCAATGAAGTCAATTTAACCAGTGGCATTAATCACAAAAATCTCGTAAAGCTATTGGGATGCAGCATTACAGGCCCGGAAAGTCTTCTTGTTTACGAATTTGTGTCAAACCAGAGCCTCCATGATTATCTCTTCG TTAGAAAAGATGTTGAGCCACTAAGATGGGAGGAGCGATACAAGATCGTATTGGGTACCGCTGCGGGCTTGGCCTATCTGCACGAGGAATCCAAGTTGAGGATCATACATAGAGACATAAAACCCAGCAATATTTTACTTGATGAAGACCTGACCCCGAAAATTGCTGATTTCGGCCTTGTTAGACTATTTCCGGAAGACAAGACTCACATCAGCACCGCCATCGCTGGCACTTT AGGTTACATGGCTCCAGAATACGCTGTTCGTGGCATGTTGACTCAAAAGGCTGATGTTTATAGTTTCGGTGTTCTCGTTATTGAAATTACTTGCGGGAAGAGGAACAAGTGCTTTTCTCCGGATATGGTCTGCATCCTACACATG